One region of uncultured Sulfurimonas sp. genomic DNA includes:
- the coaBC gene encoding bifunctional phosphopantothenoylcysteine decarboxylase/phosphopantothenate--cysteine ligase CoaBC, with amino-acid sequence MLIPSDLLKGKKILLGVTGSIAVYKSLDLVRLFVKAGADVKVVMSEAAKKFVTPLTFETLSSNQVLDDINESWVTNHNHIKTTESSDIFVIAPATANTIAKLANAIADNMLLQCALAFSGEKILAPSANTNMLKNPITQANLKMLAIANYEMVDTQTKELACKTTGDGAMAEPINIFWQTARALLKDEFWSDRRVIVTGGGTIEKIDDVRYLSNFSSGKMASALATALYCRGADVNLIATKFEDNIPNDMHTIDVGSSSEMLEYLVDSIRIAKKGKLSKATLMRDEQIHLIQKQPYLFMAAAVSDYIPEFIQDGKLKKEMLGSTFELNLKQNVDILNSIDKNGITTIGFKAEMAEDTAIKNASKMIDTKKIDAVCLNVLKDSSSFGSDNNKVEFITPNKIESLADADKLTLAFDILNHAKSL; translated from the coding sequence ATGCTTATTCCATCTGATTTACTCAAAGGTAAAAAAATACTTTTAGGAGTTACAGGTTCTATAGCTGTTTATAAATCGCTTGACCTAGTTAGACTCTTTGTTAAGGCTGGTGCTGATGTTAAAGTTGTAATGAGTGAAGCTGCTAAAAAATTTGTAACTCCACTTACATTTGAAACACTCTCATCCAATCAAGTATTGGATGATATAAATGAATCTTGGGTAACCAATCACAATCATATAAAAACTACAGAGTCCTCGGATATTTTTGTTATAGCTCCTGCAACTGCAAACACCATAGCAAAACTTGCAAATGCCATAGCTGACAATATGCTTTTGCAATGCGCATTAGCATTTTCAGGAGAAAAAATCTTAGCCCCATCTGCAAATACAAATATGCTTAAAAACCCAATAACTCAAGCAAATCTAAAGATGCTAGCCATCGCTAACTATGAAATGGTAGATACTCAAACAAAAGAACTTGCTTGTAAAACTACAGGTGATGGTGCTATGGCTGAGCCCATAAACATCTTTTGGCAAACTGCAAGAGCACTTTTAAAAGATGAATTTTGGAGTGATAGAAGAGTTATAGTTACAGGTGGGGGAACTATAGAGAAGATAGATGATGTTCGATATCTCTCAAACTTTTCAAGTGGAAAAATGGCATCTGCACTTGCTACTGCACTTTATTGTAGAGGCGCTGATGTAAATCTTATAGCTACAAAATTTGAAGATAATATTCCAAATGATATGCATACCATAGATGTTGGGAGTTCTTCAGAGATGCTAGAGTATTTAGTGGACTCTATACGCATCGCTAAAAAAGGAAAACTCTCAAAAGCAACTCTTATGAGAGATGAGCAGATACACTTAATACAAAAGCAACCCTATCTTTTTATGGCAGCAGCAGTTAGTGACTATATCCCAGAGTTTATACAAGATGGAAAACTAAAAAAAGAGATGCTTGGAAGTACTTTTGAGCTTAACCTAAAACAAAATGTAGATATCTTAAACTCCATAGACAAAAATGGCATCACAACCATTGGTTTTAAAGCTGAAATGGCTGAGGATACAGCTATAAAAAATGCTTCAAAGATGATAGATACAAAAAAAATAGATGCAGTCTGTTTAAATGTTTTAAAAGACTCTTCAAGCTTTGGAAGCGACAACAATAAAGTAGAATTTATAACTCCAAATAAAATAGAATCCTTAGCAGATGCAGACAAACTAACTCTTGCCTTTGATATCTTAAACCATGCAAAGAGTCTTTAG
- a CDS encoding sulfatase-like hydrolase/transferase → MNFFYKLPKLLRFLLIFIPSLTLLYVFMRVVFYLLFSDPASPLVMSDFIQSMWLGLRFDLRMVVLMILPLFFLGGIKWISPFKYPFARNFWLVYLSAVFAFYFMFYVVDFGHYAYLNTRLDFTAMRFAENAAISAEMVWESYPVIWISIGIALANALFIYLTYKLLVRVSKQVDAHLNIKKGVLLGFVSFLILLVAGYSKLSQYPLRWSEATFSKHPFATQLTYNPIHYFFDTWKNGRITYDKEKVREYYPLIADYLGVQNKDADKLNYKRKITPKHPIGDKPNIVIVILESFASYKSSVSNNPLDPSPYVNDLAKNGYQFKNFFTPSTGTARSIYTTVTGLPDVELKGTSSRNPLIVNQHSIGQDFKGYEKSYFIGGSASWGNIRGMLNQSLDNLKLYEEEDYESPRNDVWGISDIDLFREANKALLGMKEPFLSFIQTSGNHRPYTIPDASYGFKSRTDVSEDEVKKYGFDSIEEYNSFRFMDYSVGHFMELARESNYYKNTIFIFWGDHGISGRTGNHTFKGESTSKLGLGSHRVPFIIYSPLIKEPKVFDKVLSEVDALPTIASMANISYTATTLGRDAFDESFDDSRYAFTIYHSTNPTIGLIGEKYYYRSKADGSDEALFDIYSQTPLEDHSAQNKELTKKMKDLTHGIYETAKYIPYFNKREGSK, encoded by the coding sequence ATGAACTTCTTTTATAAACTTCCTAAACTTTTACGATTTTTGTTGATTTTTATCCCATCTTTAACACTTTTATATGTCTTTATGAGGGTTGTTTTTTATCTACTTTTTAGCGACCCTGCATCTCCTCTTGTTATGAGTGATTTTATCCAATCTATGTGGCTTGGACTTAGGTTTGACCTTAGAATGGTTGTGCTTATGATTTTGCCTCTGTTTTTTCTTGGTGGTATTAAGTGGATAAGTCCTTTTAAGTATCCCTTTGCTCGTAACTTTTGGTTAGTTTATCTTAGTGCGGTTTTTGCATTTTACTTTATGTTTTATGTTGTTGATTTTGGACATTATGCTTACCTAAATACAAGACTAGATTTTACAGCTATGAGATTTGCTGAGAATGCTGCTATTTCTGCTGAGATGGTGTGGGAGAGTTATCCTGTAATCTGGATATCTATAGGTATAGCTTTAGCGAATGCTCTGTTTATTTATCTGACATATAAGCTCTTAGTTCGTGTATCAAAACAAGTAGATGCACACTTAAATATAAAAAAAGGTGTCTTACTTGGATTTGTATCGTTTTTAATTCTTTTAGTAGCTGGTTATAGTAAACTCTCTCAATATCCACTTCGCTGGAGTGAGGCTACTTTTTCAAAGCATCCATTTGCAACTCAACTTACTTATAACCCAATTCACTACTTTTTTGATACTTGGAAAAATGGACGTATAACTTATGATAAAGAAAAAGTTAGAGAGTATTATCCACTTATAGCGGATTATCTTGGTGTACAAAACAAAGATGCAGACAAGTTAAACTACAAAAGAAAAATAACTCCAAAGCATCCAATAGGAGATAAACCAAATATAGTTATAGTCATACTAGAATCATTCGCATCTTATAAATCAAGCGTATCAAACAACCCTCTTGATCCATCTCCTTATGTTAATGATTTAGCAAAAAATGGTTATCAGTTTAAAAACTTTTTTACTCCATCAACAGGAACAGCACGTTCTATATATACTACAGTTACAGGTTTGCCTGATGTTGAGTTAAAGGGAACATCAAGTCGTAATCCTCTTATAGTAAACCAACATAGTATTGGACAAGACTTTAAAGGATATGAAAAGTCTTACTTTATAGGTGGCTCTGCATCTTGGGGAAATATTCGTGGGATGCTAAACCAATCCTTGGATAATTTAAAACTTTATGAAGAAGAAGATTATGAATCTCCAAGAAATGATGTTTGGGGTATTTCAGATATTGATTTGTTTCGTGAAGCTAACAAAGCTCTCTTGGGTATGAAAGAGCCTTTTTTGTCGTTTATTCAGACATCAGGAAATCATAGACCTTATACTATTCCAGATGCTAGTTATGGATTTAAATCAAGAACTGATGTGAGCGAAGATGAAGTGAAAAAATATGGTTTTGACTCTATTGAAGAATACAACTCTTTTAGATTTATGGATTACTCTGTTGGACATTTTATGGAGTTAGCAAGAGAGAGTAACTATTATAAAAATACTATTTTTATATTTTGGGGAGATCATGGCATCTCTGGTAGAACAGGAAATCATACCTTTAAAGGGGAGAGTACAAGTAAACTAGGACTTGGTTCGCATAGAGTTCCTTTTATTATCTATTCGCCACTTATTAAAGAGCCAAAGGTTTTTGATAAAGTTCTAAGTGAGGTAGATGCACTTCCAACTATAGCATCTATGGCAAATATTTCATATACAGCTACTACTCTTGGTCGTGATGCTTTTGATGAAAGCTTTGATGATAGCAGATATGCCTTTACAATTTATCACTCAACAAATCCGACTATTGGTCTTATTGGGGAGAAGTACTATTATAGATCTAAAGCAGATGGTTCAGATGAAGCACTTTTTGATATATATAGCCAGACACCATTAGAAGATCACTCAGCTCAAAATAAAGAGTTAACTAAAAAGATGAAAGATTTGACTCATGGAATTTATGAAACTGCAAAGTACATTCCATACTTTAACAAACGAGAGGGTTCTAAGTAG
- a CDS encoding prepilin peptidase has translation MEMLIAFILGALIGSFLNVVILRIPKDESVVFVSSHCTSCNTPLKPWHNIPIFSWLFLRGKCSFCKSSISAQYPIIEIISALIFSTLASKYSLTLPTLFIALSFLMLLALSVIDFRYKMVPDSLNLLAMFFAIFGAWNIEGIFTNFQNALLFAGGFTLLRFALSYYLTSSIYRAGLKTKTSWNKNYDRTPFIEAMGEGDIMVAATMGALLGLKLTLVAIFLSAILALPVMLLLLNKSPEEQRVPFVPFLALATFMVCIYDSPILAYIEANY, from the coding sequence GTGGAGATGCTAATAGCTTTTATCTTAGGTGCTCTTATTGGATCATTTTTAAATGTTGTTATTTTAAGAATACCAAAAGATGAGAGTGTAGTTTTTGTATCTTCACATTGCACATCTTGCAATACTCCCTTAAAACCATGGCACAATATCCCAATATTTTCATGGCTATTTTTAAGGGGCAAATGCTCATTTTGCAAAAGTAGCATCTCAGCTCAATACCCAATCATAGAGATAATTTCAGCTCTTATATTTTCAACACTTGCAAGTAAGTACTCACTGACTCTTCCAACACTTTTTATAGCTCTTAGTTTTTTGATGCTTTTAGCTCTTAGTGTTATAGATTTTAGATATAAAATGGTTCCAGACTCTCTAAATCTTTTAGCTATGTTTTTTGCTATATTTGGAGCATGGAATATCGAGGGAATTTTTACAAATTTTCAAAACGCCCTACTCTTTGCAGGTGGATTTACACTTCTTAGATTTGCTCTTTCGTACTATTTAACTTCATCTATTTATAGAGCTGGATTAAAAACAAAAACTTCTTGGAACAAAAACTACGACAGAACGCCATTTATAGAAGCTATGGGAGAAGGAGATATTATGGTTGCTGCTACTATGGGAGCACTTCTTGGACTAAAACTTACACTTGTAGCTATATTTTTATCTGCTATTTTGGCTCTTCCTGTTATGCTTTTGCTTTTAAACAAATCACCAGAAGAACAAAGAGTTCCATTTGTACCATTTTTAGCTTTAGCTACATTTATGGTTTGCATCTATGACTCTCCTATTTTGGCATATATAGAGGCGAATTATTAA
- a CDS encoding LptF/LptG family permease produces the protein MDRLRKYIINNLYMIFLSMFMPLFAIASVIFMIKLATYTAIIQLTLWDMVKLYLFVLPEILFYTLPITFFIAATLSLFKLSTDNEMVVLFALGIKPKFIIKTLLKPAIILSALLSFNFLVLFPHTTTLSSNFISYKKSEAKFNLSASEFGHSFGNWLLYIGEDHEDETYSDVILFNKNKAEEIIISAKRAEIINDDGILRLKLIDGEGYSYSQEKFSQIDFEVMYINDTMATDLTTYKSPLEYWLSDDRKESKTHMMITDTLLSLFPLISLFLVASIGIVHVRHQKGRIYLYLFVGILIFYGTTLGLQKALVFYTIPAVGLSWLIITYVIYKKTIVARF, from the coding sequence ATGGATAGATTAAGAAAGTACATCATCAACAACTTATACATGATATTTTTATCTATGTTTATGCCACTTTTTGCAATAGCATCTGTTATATTTATGATAAAACTTGCAACCTATACTGCGATTATTCAACTTACTCTTTGGGACATGGTAAAACTCTATCTTTTTGTACTTCCTGAAATTTTATTTTACACTCTACCCATAACCTTTTTTATAGCAGCTACCCTATCACTCTTTAAGCTCTCAACAGACAATGAAATGGTAGTTTTGTTTGCTCTTGGTATAAAACCAAAGTTCATCATCAAAACTCTTTTAAAGCCAGCTATTATATTAAGTGCACTACTTAGTTTTAACTTCTTAGTCTTATTTCCACATACTACAACTCTCTCAAGTAACTTTATATCTTATAAAAAGAGTGAAGCTAAATTTAACCTAAGTGCATCTGAATTTGGACACAGTTTTGGTAACTGGCTACTTTATATCGGAGAAGATCATGAAGATGAAACTTACTCAGATGTAATTTTGTTTAATAAAAATAAGGCCGAAGAGATTATCATAAGTGCCAAACGCGCTGAAATTATAAATGATGATGGAATTTTACGACTAAAACTTATAGATGGCGAAGGTTACAGTTACTCACAAGAAAAATTTTCTCAAATAGATTTTGAAGTTATGTATATAAATGACACAATGGCAACTGATCTAACTACATATAAATCACCTCTTGAGTATTGGCTATCAGACGATAGAAAAGAGAGTAAGACTCATATGATGATTACAGATACACTTCTTAGTCTTTTTCCTTTAATTAGCCTATTTTTAGTTGCTAGTATTGGAATAGTTCATGTTAGACATCAAAAAGGAAGGATTTATCTCTATCTTTTTGTAGGTATTTTAATCTTTTATGGAACTACCTTAGGACTTCAAAAAGCACTTGTTTTTTATACTATTCCAGCTGTTGGACTAAGCTGGTTAATAATCACTTATGTTATATACAAAAAAACTATTGTAGCAAGGTTTTAG
- a CDS encoding multiheme c-type cytochrome gives MKILLYIIAISSVLLASGDSADSAACQKCHPIITAEFESSMHRKSSIYDDKIHKAVWDKHPSKEKDDYTCAKCHTPNADKDSQHKGITCISCHTITNVEKHAKVNKNVFTDKDKTFFSAEAGRENEKVEYKKTTTWWGNKTTVGSAYHDIDYTNENYYNGQMCMGCHSHRQNSHEFLVCSVEEEGAKDKESNCISCHMPKVDGSATTVRQSKQHAFHGFAGARVKPELLSEYVELGFNKSAKGFEVSVENKAPHNLMTHPLRVVQLRATLIRDEKHTPLKTYTFVKVIGKDGKPAMPWLATEVVKDTMIKANEKRVLKFDETLKSGDKVELHLGFFLVNPKAVEKLNLQNEKEITGFKILKTKHFNVD, from the coding sequence ATGAAAATATTATTATACATCATAGCAATAAGCTCAGTTTTACTTGCTTCGGGGGATAGTGCAGACTCAGCTGCTTGTCAAAAGTGTCATCCAATTATAACAGCAGAATTTGAAAGTTCTATGCATAGAAAATCATCTATATATGATGATAAAATTCATAAAGCTGTTTGGGATAAACATCCATCTAAAGAAAAAGATGATTACACTTGTGCTAAGTGTCATACACCAAATGCAGACAAAGATTCTCAGCATAAAGGTATAACTTGTATTAGTTGTCACACTATTACAAATGTTGAAAAACACGCAAAAGTAAATAAAAATGTATTTACTGACAAAGATAAAACATTTTTTTCAGCTGAAGCTGGTCGTGAAAATGAAAAAGTTGAGTACAAAAAAACAACTACATGGTGGGGAAATAAAACTACAGTTGGTTCAGCATATCATGATATAGATTATACAAATGAAAATTATTATAATGGTCAAATGTGTATGGGATGTCATTCACATAGACAAAATTCTCATGAATTTTTAGTTTGTAGTGTAGAAGAAGAGGGTGCTAAAGATAAAGAGTCTAACTGTATCTCTTGTCATATGCCAAAAGTTGATGGAAGTGCTACAACAGTAAGACAAAGTAAACAACACGCTTTTCACGGTTTTGCAGGAGCTAGAGTTAAACCTGAGCTGCTAAGTGAATATGTTGAGCTTGGTTTTAACAAATCTGCTAAAGGGTTTGAAGTAAGTGTAGAAAATAAAGCTCCACATAATCTTATGACACATCCTCTAAGAGTTGTTCAACTAAGAGCTACTCTTATTAGAGATGAGAAACACACTCCATTAAAAACTTATACTTTTGTAAAAGTTATAGGTAAAGATGGTAAACCTGCTATGCCATGGTTAGCTACAGAAGTTGTAAAAGATACAATGATAAAAGCTAACGAAAAAAGAGTTTTAAAATTTGATGAGACTTTAAAAAGTGGCGATAAAGTAGAACTTCACTTAGGTTTCTTTTTAGTAAATCCTAAAGCTGTTGAAAAGTTAAATCTTCAAAATGAAAAAGAGATTACTGGGTTTAAAATCTTAAAAACTAAGCATTTTAACGTAGATTAA
- a CDS encoding di-trans,poly-cis-decaprenylcistransferase: MNRAKHIAIIMDGNGRWAELSGKKRVKGHEAGAKVVKEITTYCSNHKEIERLTLYAFSTENWKRPRLEVEFLMKLLEKYLRNELPIYLENNVRFEPIGDIRAFSKSLQKTIKDVKEKTSHCDGLVQSLALNYGAHDEILRAVNRLKIYEGDITEEMLSNTLDCKDGVDLLIRTGGDKRLSNFLLWQSAYAELFFVDTLWPDFSSNDLEKIIKSFTKIERRFGGLK; this comes from the coding sequence ATGAACCGAGCAAAACATATAGCCATCATCATGGATGGAAATGGTCGTTGGGCAGAACTAAGTGGCAAAAAAAGAGTTAAAGGGCATGAAGCTGGAGCAAAAGTTGTAAAAGAGATAACCACTTACTGCTCAAATCACAAAGAGATAGAGCGATTAACGCTTTATGCTTTTTCAACTGAAAATTGGAAAAGACCTCGTTTGGAAGTTGAGTTTTTAATGAAACTACTTGAGAAATATCTTAGAAATGAACTTCCTATCTATCTTGAGAATAATGTTCGGTTTGAGCCAATAGGCGACATAAGAGCTTTTTCAAAATCACTTCAAAAAACTATAAAAGATGTAAAAGAAAAAACATCTCATTGTGATGGACTTGTTCAGTCTTTAGCGCTTAATTATGGTGCACATGATGAGATATTAAGAGCTGTAAACAGATTAAAAATCTATGAGGGAGATATAACTGAAGAGATGCTATCAAACACTCTTGATTGTAAAGATGGTGTTGATTTGCTTATAAGAACAGGAGGAGATAAAAGACTCTCAAACTTTTTGCTTTGGCAATCAGCTTATGCGGAACTTTTTTTCGTAGATACTCTTTGGCCTGATTTTTCTTCAAATGATTTGGAAAAGATTATAAAGAGTTTTACAAAGATAGAACGCCGTTTTGGAGGGCTTAAGTAG
- a CDS encoding ion transporter: MQENIRKFVENNKFQNFIIALIIINGITMGFETSKEIMQDYGFYFHLFDKLVITIFTIEIILRIYAHRVSFFKDAWSLFDFAIVAISLVPTTGGFEIFRILRVFRLFRLITVVPQMRKIVLALVSVIPGMLSIAGLLMLFFYIFAIMATQLYADTFPQWFGTLGESFYTLFQIMTLESWSMGIVRPIMEVHPFAWMFFVPFIFMVTFIMVNLIVAIVVDAMAEINKDETSSVVDEIHTHEDSTSLQLEKLHLELRELKELLQAR, translated from the coding sequence ATGCAAGAAAATATTAGAAAATTTGTTGAAAACAACAAGTTTCAAAATTTTATAATCGCTCTTATTATCATCAATGGCATCACTATGGGCTTTGAGACATCAAAAGAGATTATGCAAGATTATGGATTTTATTTTCATCTATTTGACAAGTTGGTTATTACTATATTTACCATAGAAATCATCCTTCGCATCTATGCTCATAGAGTCTCGTTTTTTAAAGATGCTTGGAGTCTTTTTGATTTTGCTATTGTGGCTATTTCTCTTGTTCCAACTACTGGTGGGTTTGAGATATTTAGAATTTTAAGAGTCTTTAGGTTATTTAGACTTATAACAGTAGTTCCGCAGATGCGAAAGATTGTTTTGGCACTTGTTAGTGTTATACCTGGGATGTTATCTATTGCAGGATTGTTGATGTTGTTTTTTTATATATTTGCTATTATGGCAACTCAACTCTATGCAGATACATTTCCTCAATGGTTTGGAACACTTGGAGAGTCATTTTATACACTTTTTCAAATTATGACTTTAGAGTCTTGGTCTATGGGAATAGTGCGACCTATCATGGAGGTGCATCCATTTGCTTGGATGTTTTTTGTGCCATTTATATTTATGGTTACTTTTATTATGGTAAATCTTATTGTAGCAATAGTCGTAGATGCTATGGCTGAGATAAACAAAGATGAAACAAGCAGTGTTGTAGATGAAATTCACACTCATGAGGATAGTACAAGTTTACAGTTAGAGAAGTTGCATCTTGAACTCAGAGAGTTAAAAGAGTTGCTTCAAGCTAGATAG
- a CDS encoding L,D-transpeptidase produces the protein MNKFKISIIFLLLSTLLYSTEFNVKKMQKDFHTTVVLKPLYEKYKNKSKVKKAIQKRAKRFRVYNFYWKRAKVLLAKQMKHLKSSQFLSLVDLSNQVLIVVLYDKPMKDFYPIGFDFISSGNIDREKEVKNGEDHYFKTPTGFFNIKSGWRSDGELNIDKFTLPYGEKDRFVFYFGEQDSFRYSTFDKNNKKIKDSKNYKLINGKLKFAMHAHKSTAPLGTPQSHGCIRMSNDLNIYLDNNLVFFKHLYDGKKWTHPYKKPPTKPKHYDLAGEFMLVVDSI, from the coding sequence ATGAATAAATTTAAAATTTCAATAATTTTTTTACTTCTATCTACGCTTTTATACTCTACAGAATTTAATGTAAAAAAGATGCAAAAAGATTTTCATACTACAGTTGTTTTAAAACCTTTGTATGAAAAATATAAAAACAAATCAAAGGTAAAAAAAGCCATACAAAAAAGAGCAAAAAGGTTTCGTGTTTATAACTTCTACTGGAAAAGAGCTAAAGTTCTTCTAGCAAAGCAGATGAAGCACTTAAAATCGTCACAATTTTTAAGCTTAGTTGATTTGTCAAACCAAGTTCTTATAGTTGTTTTGTACGATAAACCTATGAAAGATTTTTATCCCATAGGATTTGATTTTATCTCTAGTGGAAATATAGATAGAGAAAAAGAAGTTAAAAATGGAGAAGATCATTACTTTAAAACTCCAACTGGTTTTTTTAATATAAAGAGTGGTTGGCGCTCTGATGGAGAGTTAAACATAGATAAATTTACACTACCTTATGGAGAAAAAGATAGATTTGTATTTTACTTTGGAGAGCAAGATAGTTTTAGATATAGCACTTTTGATAAAAACAATAAAAAAATTAAAGATTCTAAAAATTATAAACTCATAAATGGCAAACTAAAATTTGCTATGCATGCACATAAAAGTACAGCACCTCTTGGAACTCCACAATCACATGGATGCATCCGCATGAGCAATGATTTAAATATTTATCTTGACAATAACTTGGTTTTTTTTAAACATCTCTATGATGGAAAAAAATGGACACATCCGTATAAAAAACCACCAACTAAACCTAAACACTATGATTTAGCTGGAGAGTTTATGCTAGTAGTTGACTCTATCTAG
- the truA gene encoding tRNA pseudouridine(38-40) synthase TruA, producing the protein MRCALTIAYNGTDFLGSQAQKSSSNTILGNLQKVLSKISIDSKIVASGRTDKGVHATGQVCHMDLPLFWNDLVKLKRVLNEMLPSSIQVKSIKEVDAEFHARYSAKKRVYRYIIKDSKSNPFEDNFVTFVNSIDFEKISKNIKLYIGEHDFANFMKTGSDTKSSVREVYRAFAYKHKDYIVLNFEANGFLRSQIRLMVAALLKLDTKELQEQLRCEKNHKVKPAPSNGLYLAHIKY; encoded by the coding sequence ATGCGTTGTGCTTTAACCATTGCCTACAATGGCACTGACTTTTTAGGCTCACAAGCCCAAAAAAGCTCTTCAAATACTATCTTAGGAAATCTTCAAAAAGTACTCTCAAAGATAAGTATAGACTCTAAGATAGTAGCATCTGGTAGAACTGACAAAGGTGTTCATGCGACAGGTCAAGTTTGTCATATGGACCTTCCACTTTTTTGGAATGACTTAGTTAAATTAAAAAGAGTTTTAAATGAGATGCTACCTTCAAGCATCCAAGTCAAGTCCATAAAAGAAGTAGATGCAGAGTTTCATGCAAGATATAGCGCTAAAAAAAGAGTTTATAGATACATCATCAAAGACTCAAAAAGTAATCCATTTGAAGATAATTTTGTAACATTTGTAAATAGTATAGATTTTGAAAAAATTTCCAAAAATATAAAGCTATATATTGGAGAGCATGATTTTGCAAACTTTATGAAAACAGGAAGTGATACAAAAAGTAGTGTGAGAGAAGTCTATAGAGCTTTTGCCTATAAACACAAAGATTATATAGTTTTAAATTTTGAAGCAAATGGATTTTTAAGAAGTCAAATCAGACTTATGGTAGCTGCTCTTTTAAAGCTAGATACAAAAGAGTTACAAGAGCAACTCAGATGCGAGAAAAATCACAAAGTAAAACCAGCACCAAGCAACGGGCTTTATTTAGCCCATATAAAGTATTAA
- a CDS encoding DUF3299 domain-containing protein has protein sequence MKVFLISLLFLPLFIGCSNLPDYEVSDWNLLIDPNFNQKEIVDYYTNEVSKVPEASKEEIELYAQMQEALKEAGNNKLMDSKSIRLEGYLVPVDTDGQKVNMFLFFPTQAACLHVPASPANQTIFVQTKKDEGVLLEDAYEQVRVYGVLKLQEKKVATGTASYIVEDAITRVVPLLN, from the coding sequence ATGAAAGTATTTTTAATAAGTCTTTTATTTTTACCTTTGTTTATAGGGTGTTCAAATCTTCCTGATTATGAGGTTAGTGATTGGAATCTTTTAATAGATCCAAATTTTAATCAAAAAGAGATAGTTGATTATTATACAAATGAAGTCTCAAAAGTGCCAGAAGCTTCAAAAGAAGAGATAGAACTTTACGCCCAGATGCAAGAAGCACTAAAAGAAGCTGGCAATAACAAACTTATGGATTCAAAAAGTATAAGACTAGAAGGTTATTTGGTTCCGGTTGATACAGATGGACAAAAAGTAAATATGTTTTTATTTTTTCCTACTCAAGCAGCCTGTTTACACGTTCCAGCATCTCCTGCAAATCAGACAATATTTGTTCAAACAAAAAAAGATGAAGGTGTTTTACTCGAAGATGCATATGAACAGGTAAGAGTCTATGGAGTTTTAAAACTTCAAGAGAAAAAAGTAGCAACAGGAACAGCCTCATATATTGTTGAAGATGCAATAACAAGGGTTGTTCCACTATTAAATTAA